A single window of Ananas comosus cultivar F153 linkage group 17, ASM154086v1, whole genome shotgun sequence DNA harbors:
- the LOC109723465 gene encoding uncharacterized protein LOC109723465 isoform X1: MAVACMVNPTTPRSWRKKTTLNLFDWAKNKRTQERNPPKYHDVDLPFPKSLVANTHLRGVRSIASASRELKCCYMASVDGFSAADFHRCCDFKGPCVVIGRTTNSFRFGAFNPEGYRSTDDYYDTFDAFLFYWKEDTDDDGEPAVLRKVGGSGAALFDYARGGPQFGADGLLIGPPLAPVMGGFAGPDTNSGVGDLRAARSRLGLSYEKREDGKESLFGDESRATLVEVQVFCSPYIASLY, from the exons aTGGCCGTGGCTTGCATGGTGAATCCCACCACTCCGAGGAGCTGGAGGAAGAAGACGACCCTCAACCTATTCGACTGGGCCAAGAACAAAAGAACCCAAGAACGCAATCCGCCCAAGTACCACGACGTCGACCTCCCGTTCCCAAAATCCCTCGTAGCCAACACCCACCTACGAGGTGTTCGATCAATTGCCTCAgcca GCCGGGAACTGAAATGCTGCTACATGGCCTCCGTCGACGGCTTCAGCGCCGCCGACTTCCACCGCTGCTGCGACTTCAAGGGCCCCTGCGTGGTAATTGGCCGCACCACAAACTCATTCCGATTCGGCGCATTCAATCCGGAAGGGTACAGGAGCACAGACGACTACTACGACACGTTCGACGCATTTCTCTTCTACTGGAAGGAGGAcaccgacgacgacggcgagcCCGCGGTGCTGCGCAAGGTCGGCGGCAGCGGCGCCGCGCTGTTCGACTACGCGCGGGGCGGGCCGCAGTTCGGGGCCGACGGGCTCCTCATCGGGCCACCGCTGGCGCCGGTGATGGGGGGTTTCGCAGGGCCGGACACGAATTCTGGCGTCGGGGATCTGCGGGCGGCGAGGTCGCGCCTTGGGCTCTCGTATGAGAAGAGGGAGGACGGGAAGGAGTCGTTGTTCGGGGACGAGTCGAGGGCGACTTTGGTGGAGGTGCAGGTCTTCTGCAGCCCCTACATTGCGAGCTTGTACTGA
- the LOC109723463 gene encoding uncharacterized protein LOC109723463, whose protein sequence is MAFTSQSMLSANSCSFPTHQKTPKKPPRAKGSTKFFRVNASTGSEDADCNVEECAPEKEVGKVSGEWLAGEKTKVIGTFPPRKRGWTGYVEKDTAGQTNIYSVEPAVYVADSAISSGNAGTSAQGAEKTLAISASLALISIAAASSILLQVSKNQPQEQSVVYSGPPLSYYINKFKQELAVVEASVAPELQSTPSVEASVPSESSNSPPTVEAQIPSSMQLDSDANAVPEVQVESREPAEDKSLSPSNAS, encoded by the exons ATGGCCTTTACCTCCCAGTCTATGTTATCAGCAAATAGCTGTTCATTCCCAACTCATCAGAAGACTCCCAAGAAGCCTCCGAGAGCAAAAGGGAGCACCAAATTCTTCAGAGTGAATGCTTCAACTGGGTCAGAAGATGCTGATTGCAATGTGGAGGAGTGTGCTCCTGAGAAAGAG GTCGGGAAGGTTAGCGGGGAGTGGCTAGCTGGGGAGAAGACCAAAGTGATTGGGACATTCCCTCCCAGGAAAAGAGGTTGGACTGGTTATGTGGAGAAAGATACAGCTGGGCAAACAAATATATACTCAGTTGAG CCGGCGGTGTACGTCGCCGATAGTGCAATAAGCTCGGGGAATGCGGGCACATCCGCACAGGGAGCAGAGAAAACCCTCGCCATCTCCGCAAGCCTCGCACTCATCTCCATAGCCGCGGCTTCATCCATCCTCCTCCAAGTTAGTAAGAACCAACCACAAGAGCAGAGCGTGGTGTACTCCGGACCGCCTCTGAGTTACTACATCAACAAGTTCAAGCAGGAGTTGGCGGTGGTCGAAGCTTCAGTTGCTCCCGAACTCCAAAGTACTCCGTCCGTCGAAGCTTCAGTTCCTTCCGAGTCTTCAAATTCGCCACCGACCGTGGAGGCTCAAATTCCTTCGAGTATGCAGTTGGATAGCGACGCGAATGCGGTTCCTGAAGTTCAAGTTGAGTCAAGGGAACCGGCGGAGGACAAAAGTTTGAGTCCAAGTAATGCATCTTGA
- the LOC109723580 gene encoding uncharacterized protein LOC109723580 isoform X1, whose product MSSGTLALAHSPFRSRSLLLLLLPGNPSPRSFAPNGFSLQRIRLFRSYCSSPTHSLDLPLLPFELGEVLIPSECKTLHLYEARFLALLEESLLRRKKTFVHFVLDPVRMSRSSNRASFTASYGCLVHIENVDKLEIGALVSIRGMSRVNIVKLVHMEPYLRGTVVPMLDNTPYQENELDLKLSELRDFMRSLHRLQMKLKLKAPEEELLQTHIKSSLIWAENAIYEDCNQAFIPKLAERLSFAAFQPVSGMSDSEFLALQREKLQAMNSRDTLERLHGGIEYVKQNINMVAARLAIQSLAT is encoded by the exons ATGAGTAGCGGAACCCTAGCTCTCGCCCATTCCCCATTTCGTTCCcgctctctcctcctcctcctcctcccaggAAACCCTAGTCCTCGATCTTTTGCCCCAAATGGCTTTTCCCTCCAGCGGATTCGGCTGTTCAGAAGCTACTGCTCGTCGCCGACGCACTCTCTGGATCTTCCGCTTCTTCCCTTTGAATTGGGCGAG GTTCTAATACCATCTGAGTGCAAGACTTTGCATTTATACGAAGCAAGGTTTCTGGCATTACTAGAGGAG TCATTGTTGAGAAGAAAGAAGACTTTTGTGCACTTTGTGCTTGATCCAGTTCGCATGAGCAGATCTTCAAATCGAGCATCCTTCACTGCTAGTTATGGTTGTTTGGTCCACATAGAGAAT GTAGACAAGCTGGAGATTGGAGCGCTGGTTTCCATTAGAGGAATGAGCCGGGTTAACATTGTGAAACTTGTGCAT ATGGAACCATACTTGCGGGGAACTGTTGTGCCAATGCTGGACAATACACCTTACCAAGAGAATGAATTAGACTTGAAACTTTCAGAGCTAAGGGACTTCATGCGCAGTCTACACAGGTTGCAAATGAAACTGAAACTGAAG GCACCTGAGGAGGAACTTCTGCAAACCCATATCAAGAGCTCTCTTATATGGGCTGAAAATGCAATTTATGAAGATTGCAACCAAGCTTTTATACCAAAACTAGCCGAGCGTCTATCCTTCGCAGCATTCCAACCTGTTTCAG GGATGTCGGATTCGGAATTCCTCGCCTTGCAAAGAGAGAAGTTACAAGCAATGAATTCAAGAGACACACTAGAAAGACTTCATGGTGGAATCGAGTATGTTAAACAAAACATTAACATGGTTGCGGCAAGGCTTGCTATTCAATCTTTGGCAACTTGA
- the LOC109723580 gene encoding uncharacterized protein LOC109723580 isoform X2, with the protein MSSGTLALAHSPFRSRSLLLLLLPGNPSPRSFAPNGFSLQRIRLFRSYCSSPTHSLDLPLLPFELGESLLRRKKTFVHFVLDPVRMSRSSNRASFTASYGCLVHIENVDKLEIGALVSIRGMSRVNIVKLVHMEPYLRGTVVPMLDNTPYQENELDLKLSELRDFMRSLHRLQMKLKLKAPEEELLQTHIKSSLIWAENAIYEDCNQAFIPKLAERLSFAAFQPVSGMSDSEFLALQREKLQAMNSRDTLERLHGGIEYVKQNINMVAARLAIQSLAT; encoded by the exons ATGAGTAGCGGAACCCTAGCTCTCGCCCATTCCCCATTTCGTTCCcgctctctcctcctcctcctcctcccaggAAACCCTAGTCCTCGATCTTTTGCCCCAAATGGCTTTTCCCTCCAGCGGATTCGGCTGTTCAGAAGCTACTGCTCGTCGCCGACGCACTCTCTGGATCTTCCGCTTCTTCCCTTTGAATTGGGCGAG TCATTGTTGAGAAGAAAGAAGACTTTTGTGCACTTTGTGCTTGATCCAGTTCGCATGAGCAGATCTTCAAATCGAGCATCCTTCACTGCTAGTTATGGTTGTTTGGTCCACATAGAGAAT GTAGACAAGCTGGAGATTGGAGCGCTGGTTTCCATTAGAGGAATGAGCCGGGTTAACATTGTGAAACTTGTGCAT ATGGAACCATACTTGCGGGGAACTGTTGTGCCAATGCTGGACAATACACCTTACCAAGAGAATGAATTAGACTTGAAACTTTCAGAGCTAAGGGACTTCATGCGCAGTCTACACAGGTTGCAAATGAAACTGAAACTGAAG GCACCTGAGGAGGAACTTCTGCAAACCCATATCAAGAGCTCTCTTATATGGGCTGAAAATGCAATTTATGAAGATTGCAACCAAGCTTTTATACCAAAACTAGCCGAGCGTCTATCCTTCGCAGCATTCCAACCTGTTTCAG GGATGTCGGATTCGGAATTCCTCGCCTTGCAAAGAGAGAAGTTACAAGCAATGAATTCAAGAGACACACTAGAAAGACTTCATGGTGGAATCGAGTATGTTAAACAAAACATTAACATGGTTGCGGCAAGGCTTGCTATTCAATCTTTGGCAACTTGA
- the LOC109723465 gene encoding uncharacterized protein LOC109723465 isoform X2: MAVACMVNPTTPRSWRKKTTLNLFDWAKNKRTQERNPPKYHDVDLPFPKSLVANTHLRGRELKCCYMASVDGFSAADFHRCCDFKGPCVVIGRTTNSFRFGAFNPEGYRSTDDYYDTFDAFLFYWKEDTDDDGEPAVLRKVGGSGAALFDYARGGPQFGADGLLIGPPLAPVMGGFAGPDTNSGVGDLRAARSRLGLSYEKREDGKESLFGDESRATLVEVQVFCSPYIASLY; this comes from the exons aTGGCCGTGGCTTGCATGGTGAATCCCACCACTCCGAGGAGCTGGAGGAAGAAGACGACCCTCAACCTATTCGACTGGGCCAAGAACAAAAGAACCCAAGAACGCAATCCGCCCAAGTACCACGACGTCGACCTCCCGTTCCCAAAATCCCTCGTAGCCAACACCCACCTACGAG GCCGGGAACTGAAATGCTGCTACATGGCCTCCGTCGACGGCTTCAGCGCCGCCGACTTCCACCGCTGCTGCGACTTCAAGGGCCCCTGCGTGGTAATTGGCCGCACCACAAACTCATTCCGATTCGGCGCATTCAATCCGGAAGGGTACAGGAGCACAGACGACTACTACGACACGTTCGACGCATTTCTCTTCTACTGGAAGGAGGAcaccgacgacgacggcgagcCCGCGGTGCTGCGCAAGGTCGGCGGCAGCGGCGCCGCGCTGTTCGACTACGCGCGGGGCGGGCCGCAGTTCGGGGCCGACGGGCTCCTCATCGGGCCACCGCTGGCGCCGGTGATGGGGGGTTTCGCAGGGCCGGACACGAATTCTGGCGTCGGGGATCTGCGGGCGGCGAGGTCGCGCCTTGGGCTCTCGTATGAGAAGAGGGAGGACGGGAAGGAGTCGTTGTTCGGGGACGAGTCGAGGGCGACTTTGGTGGAGGTGCAGGTCTTCTGCAGCCCCTACATTGCGAGCTTGTACTGA